In one Fundulus heteroclitus isolate FHET01 chromosome 3, MU-UCD_Fhet_4.1, whole genome shotgun sequence genomic region, the following are encoded:
- the LOC105939788 gene encoding protein rapunzel isoform X1, producing MVLYHLITPTYSTYMDVSFLQGLLGRRRRVSRLRLWKGSVRQIQSEKLIVTMTDEEILEDRTKLKQGLVKVLQCVATISSAAAVVNPIFGVAGSLIRVVLHHVDDEDIRTLKREFGSVNQKLDELSRQNRMTLAQVERETLDGQYCQVEENLKNQFRKFMAMVEARPEHREGKKDDFEEAYANDLGDQNLHTLYDGVVGKRKLFSRPILEVYLKHSQGDRRTMERLCTRLTYLFCIGLIALMGYAAVIGDDEEGLGEEWAEKMEHVQARMQEALRKCQ from the exons ggagggtgTCGAGGTTGAGACTTTGGAAAGGCAGTGTTAGGCAGATCCAGTCTGAAAAG CTCATTGTCACCATGACGGACGAGGAGATCCTTGAAGACCGCACCAAGCTGAAGCAGGGCCTGGTCAAAGTGCTCCAGTGCGTGGCCACCATCTCCTCCGCGGCGGCCGTGGTCAACCCCATATTCGGCGTGGCCGGCTCCCTGATCAGGGTGGTGCTGCACCACGTCGACGACGAAGACATCCGCACCCTGAAGCGCGAGTTCGGCTCGGTCAACCAGAAGCTGGACGAGCTCTCGCGGCAGAACCGCATGACGCTGGCGCAGGTGGAGAGGGAGACGCTGGATGGCCAGTACTGCCAGGTGGAGGAGAACCTGAAGAACCAGTTCAGGAAGTTCATGGCCATGGTGGAGGCGCGGCCAGAGCACCGCGAGGGCAAGAAGGACGACTTCGAGGAGGCCTACGCCAACGACCTGGGTGACCAGAACCTGCACACGCTGTACGACGGCGTGGTGGGCAAACGGAAGCTCTTCAGCCGGCCCATCCTGGAGGTCTACCTGAAGCACTCGCAGGGCGACCGCCGCACCATGGAGCGCCTCTGCACGCGCCTCACCTACCTGTTCTGCATCGGCCTCATCGCCCTCATGGGCTACGCCGCCGTCATCGGGGACGACGAGGAGGGCCTGGGCGAGGAGTGGGCCGAGAAGATGGAGCACGTCCAGGCGAGGATGCAGGAGGCGCTGCGCAAGTGccaatga
- the LOC105939788 gene encoding protein rapunzel isoform X2 translates to MTDEEILEDRTKLKQGLVKVLQCVATISSAAAVVNPIFGVAGSLIRVVLHHVDDEDIRTLKREFGSVNQKLDELSRQNRMTLAQVERETLDGQYCQVEENLKNQFRKFMAMVEARPEHREGKKDDFEEAYANDLGDQNLHTLYDGVVGKRKLFSRPILEVYLKHSQGDRRTMERLCTRLTYLFCIGLIALMGYAAVIGDDEEGLGEEWAEKMEHVQARMQEALRKCQ, encoded by the coding sequence ATGACGGACGAGGAGATCCTTGAAGACCGCACCAAGCTGAAGCAGGGCCTGGTCAAAGTGCTCCAGTGCGTGGCCACCATCTCCTCCGCGGCGGCCGTGGTCAACCCCATATTCGGCGTGGCCGGCTCCCTGATCAGGGTGGTGCTGCACCACGTCGACGACGAAGACATCCGCACCCTGAAGCGCGAGTTCGGCTCGGTCAACCAGAAGCTGGACGAGCTCTCGCGGCAGAACCGCATGACGCTGGCGCAGGTGGAGAGGGAGACGCTGGATGGCCAGTACTGCCAGGTGGAGGAGAACCTGAAGAACCAGTTCAGGAAGTTCATGGCCATGGTGGAGGCGCGGCCAGAGCACCGCGAGGGCAAGAAGGACGACTTCGAGGAGGCCTACGCCAACGACCTGGGTGACCAGAACCTGCACACGCTGTACGACGGCGTGGTGGGCAAACGGAAGCTCTTCAGCCGGCCCATCCTGGAGGTCTACCTGAAGCACTCGCAGGGCGACCGCCGCACCATGGAGCGCCTCTGCACGCGCCTCACCTACCTGTTCTGCATCGGCCTCATCGCCCTCATGGGCTACGCCGCCGTCATCGGGGACGACGAGGAGGGCCTGGGCGAGGAGTGGGCCGAGAAGATGGAGCACGTCCAGGCGAGGATGCAGGAGGCGCTGCGCAAGTGccaatga